One Bombus pascuorum chromosome 4, iyBomPasc1.1, whole genome shotgun sequence DNA segment encodes these proteins:
- the LOC132905765 gene encoding sodium channel protein para isoform X25 yields MSEDSDSVSEEERSLFRPFTRESLAAIEARIAEEHAKQKELEKKRAEGEVRYDDEDEDEGPQPDQMLEQGAPIPVRLHNEFPPELASTPLEDIDSFYHNQRTFVVISKGKDIFRFSATDAMWILDPFNPIRRVAIYILVHPLFSLFIITTILVNCILMIMPTTPTIESTEVIFTGIYTFESAVKVMARGFILQPFTYLRDAWNWLDFVVIALAYVTMGIDLGNLAALRTFRVLRALKTVAIVPGLKTIVGAVIESVKNLRDVIILTMFSLSVFALMGLQIYMGVLTQKCIKNFPEDGSWGNLTDENWERFVSNETNWYVDEAKNMPLCGNSSGAGQCLPGYTCLQGYGENPNYGYTSFDTFGWALLSAFRLMTQDYWENLYQLVLRSAGPWHMLFFIVIIFLGSFYLVNLILAIVAMSYDELQKKAEEEEAAEEEAIREAEEAALAKENKLAAQAAAREAAAVAAVAAADQIVKSPSDFSCHSYELFVGQEKGNDDNNKERMSIRSIESVSEHRVKQINNHTATTKPRKVSAASLSLPGSPFNLRRSSRGSHQFTIRNGRGRFVGPPGGDRKPLVLSTFLDAQEHLPYADDSNAVTPMSEENGTIVVPVYYANLGSRHSSYTSHASRLSYTSHGDLIGGIANAGKPMTKESQLRIRSVRPPSVNGHFTDSNQKYHYEGDLEDPMGKAKQQDNPFIEPSQQHAVVDMKDVMVLNDIIEQAAGRQSRTPEQGVSTYYFPTDDDEEGPKFKDKLLAAVLRCIDIFCVWDCCWLWLEFQKYVSLVVFDPFVELFITLCIVVNTLFMALDHHDMDKDMEKVLKTGNYFFTATFGIEATLKLIAMSPKYYFQEGWNIFDFIIVALSLLELGLEGVQGLSVLRSFRLLRVFKLAKSWPTLNLLISIMGRTVGALGNLTFVLCIIIFIFAVMGMQLFGKNYTDNVDRFPDGDLPRWNFTDFMHSFMIVFRVLCGEWIESMWDCMLVGDVSCIPFFLATVVIGNLVVLNLFLALLLSNFGSSNLSAPTADNDTNKIAEAIDRIARFIKWIKRNVLYLAKMMRAKLTNQISDQAPGEGPSNSWKEDGIDRDGDLDLADGELDAYRDKKSAKEINQLEVAIGDGMEFTIHGDLKNKLKKGKLCMNNSKVIANSINHRDYRLDNDYINQNEDDTISNKSYGSHKNRAFKDESHKGSMDSLDGEEKKDASKEDLEQEEDLGEEGEEGEGVLGDAIIQADEDPIESDYPADCCPENCYKKFPFLAGDDDAPFWQGWANLRLKTFQLIENKYFETAVILMILLSSMALALEDVHLQQRPILQDILYYMDRIFTVIFFLEMLIKWLALGFKKYFTNAWCWLDFIIVMLSLINLGAIWAGAADIPAFRSMRTLRALRPLRAVSRWEGMRVVVNALVQAIPSIFNVLLVCLIFWLIFAIMGVQLFAGKYFKCVDANKTTLSHEIIPDRNACLAENYTWENSPMNFDHVGKAYLCLFQVATFKGWIQIMNDAIDSRELNKQPIRETNIYMYFYFVFFIIFGSFFTLNLFIGVIIDNFNEQKKKAGGSLEMFMTEDQKKYYNAMKKMGSKKPLKAIPRPRWRPQAIVFEIVTDKKFDMIIMLFIGLNMLTMTLDHYQQTQTFSDVLDYLNMIFIVIFTSECLMKIFALRYHYFKEPWNLFDFVVVILSILGLVLSDIIEKYFVSPTLLRVVRVAKVGRVLRLVKGAKGIRTLLFALAMSLPALFNICLLLFLVMFIFAIFGMSFFMHVKDKSGLDDVYNFKTFGQSMILLFQMSTSAGWDGVLDGIINEEDCQEPNNEIGYPGNCGSSTIGIAYLLSYLVISFLIVINMYIAVILENYSQATEDVQEGLTDDDYDMYYEIWQQFDPDGTQYIRYDQLSDFLDVLEPPLQIHKPNKYKIVSMDIPICKGDMMFCVDILDALTKDFFARKGNPIEESAEIEVQTRPGEAGYEPVSSTLWRQREEYCARLIQNAWRKHKQQRLGGPSEESDDADTDPRVRQTAVLVESDGFVTKNGHRVVIHSRSPSVTSRTADV; encoded by the exons GTTCGGTATgacgacgaggacgaggacgaggGTCCTCAGCCGGATCAGATGCTCGAGCAAGGAGCACCGATTCCGGTCCGACTGCACAACGAATTTCCACCCGAGTTGGCCTCCACACCTCTCGAGGATATCGATAGCTTCTATCATAACCAAAGg ACCTTCGTCGTCATCAGCAAGGGAAAGGACATATTCAGGTTCTCAGCGACAGATGCGATGTGGATCCTCGACCCGTTCAACCCAATACGACGTGTGGCCATTTACATATTGGTTCACCCACTGTTCTCCCTCTTCATTATCACTACAATATTGGTTAACTGCATACTCATGATCATGCCCACTACGCCCACCATCGAGTCTACGGA AGTGATATTTACGGGCATCTACACATTTGAGTCCGCCGTTAAGGTGATGGCGAGGGGTTTCATTCTGCAGCCTTTTACCTATCTTAGAGATGCATGGAATTGGCTCGACTTCGTAGTTATAGCTTTAGC TTATGTGACGATGGGCATAGATCTAGGCAACCTTGCCGCTCTCAGGACATTTCGAGTCCTCCGAGCCTTGAAGACTGTCGCTATTGTACCAG GTCTGAAAACCATTGTCGGCGCTGTGATAGAATCCGTGAAGAACCTGCGCGATGTGATAATCCTGACGATGTTCTCTCTTTCCGTCTTTGCGCTGATGGGCCTCCAGATTTACATGGGGGTGCTCACGCAAAAGTGTATAAAGAACTTTCCCGAGGACGGCTCCTGGGGCAATCTCACCGATGAAAACTGGGAGCGATTCGTTAGCAATGAAA cTAATTGGTACGTGGACGAGGCGAAAAACATGCCTTTGTGTGGAAATTCATCTGGAGCAGG GCAGTGCCTTCCTGGCTACACGTGTTTACAAGGATACGGTGAAAATCCGAATTATGGTTACACGAGTTTCGACACCTTTGGCTGGGCTCTACTCTCCGCTTTTCGTTTGATGACGCAAGATTATTGGGAAAATCTGTATCAACTGGTGCTTAGATCGGCCGGTCCATGGCATATGTTGTTCTTTATCGTGATCATTTTCCTCGGCTCCTTTTATCTGGTTAACTTAATCCTCGCTATTGTCGCGATGTCTTATGACGAGTTGCAAAAGAAAGCTGAAGAAGAGGAAGCTGCTGAGGAAGAAGCCATAAGA GAAGCCGAGGAAGCAGCTCTAGCGAAAGAGAATAAGCTGGCGGCGCAGGCGGCGGCTCGGGAGGCGGCAGCCGTTGCGGCGGTGGCCGCCGCCGATCAGATCGTCAAATCACCGTCAGACTTCTCATGTCATAGCTATGAACTGTTTGTTGGTCAGGAAAAAGGGAACGACGATAACAACAAGGAGAGGATGAGCATACGTTCGATCGAGTCAGTCAGCGAGCATAGAGTGAAACAGATCAACAATCACACGGCCACCACTAAACCACGAAAAGTCAGCGCT GCGAGTCTTAGTCTGCCTGGTTCACCGTTCAATCTCCGTCGAAGCAGCCGCGGTAGCCATCAGTTCACGATCAGAAATGGCCGGGGCCGTTTCGTCGGACCGCCAGGAGGCGACCGGAAGCCGTTGGTCCTGTCGACGTTCCTCGACGCCCAGGAACACCTGCCATACGCGGACGACTCGAACGCGGTCACGCCAATGTCCGAGGAGAATGGCACGATCGTCGTGCCTGTCTACTACGCGAATCTTGGGTCCAGGCACTCGTCGTACACGTCGCACGCATCACGGCTTTCGTACACGTCCCATGGTGATTTGATCGGTGGAATAGCAAACGCGGGGAAACCGATGACGAAGGAGAGCCAGCTGAGAATCAGATCTGTCAGGCCACCATCCGTGAATGGCCATTTCACGGATTCTAATCAGAAGTACCATTAC GAGGGTGATCTAGAAGATCCTATGGGCAAGGCAAAGCAACAAGACAATCCGTTTATAGAGCCTTCGCAACAACATGCCGTAGTTGATATGAaag ACGTGATGGTGCTGAACGATATCATAGAACAGGCCGCGGGTCGACAGAGCAGAACACCGGAGCAAGGAG TTTCGACCTATTACTTTCCGACAGACGACGATGAAGAAGGGCCAAAGTTTAAGGACAAATTGTTGGCCGCGGTGCTACGTTGCATCGATATCTTCTGCGTGTGGGATTGTTGCTGGTTGTGGCTTGAGTTTCAAAAATACGTGTCTCTTGTGGTGTTCGATCCATTCGTAGAGTTGTTCATCACCCTTTGTATCGTCGTCAATACATTGTTCATGGCGCTCGATCATCACGATATGGACAAGGATATGGAAAAAGTGCTCAAGACAGGAAACTAC ttCTTCACGGCAACATTCGGTATCGAGGCAACGCTGAAACTGATAGCAATGAGTCcgaaatattactttcaagaAGGATGGAATATTTTCGACTTCATTATCGTCGCTCTTTCGCTTCTGGAATTGGGATTAGAAGGTGTCCAAGGTCTCTCCGTATTGCGATCGTTCAGATTG TTAAGAGTGTTCAAACTGGCGAAGTCGTGGCCTACGTTGAATCTGCTAATTTCCATCATGGGCAGAACAGTAGGAGCGCTGGGTAACCTGACGTTCGTGTTATGTATCATCATCTTCATTTTCGCCGTGATGGGTATGCAATTGTTTGGGAAGAACTATACGGACAACGTCGATCGGTTCCCCGATGGAGATCTACCGAGATGGAATTTCACCGATTTTATGCATTCGTTCATGATCGTGTTTCGCGTACTCTGTGGAGAGTGGATCGAGTCTATGTGGGATTGTATGCTTGTGGGCGACGTCTCTTGCATACCATTCTTTCTGGCTACTGTTGTCATCGGTAATCTGGTT GTGCTGAATCTCTTCTTGGCTTTGTTGCTGAGCAACTTCGGTTCGTCGAATCTATCGGCGCCGACCGCGGACAACGATACGAACAAGATCGCGGAGGCGATCGATCGAATAGCACGATTTATTAAGTGGATCAAGCGAAATGTCCTTTATCTTGCTAAAATGATGCGAGCCAAACTCACCAATCAGATATCCGATCAGGCGCCAGGTGAGGGACCGTCCAACAGTTGGAAAGAAG ATGGAATTGATCGCGATGGGGACCTAGATCTTGCAGATGGAGAGCTGGATGCGTATAGAGATAAAAAGAGTGCCAAGGAGATAAACCAACTCGAAGTTGCTATCGGAGATGGAATGGAATTTACCATCCATG gAGATCTAAAGAATAAATTGAAGAAGGGTAAACTGTGCATGAACAACAGCAAAGTTATAGCAAATTCGATAAACCATCGTGACTACAGGCTGGACAACGATTATATTAATCAGAACGAGGATGATACCATCAg TAATAAATCATATGGCAGCCACAAGAATAGAGCGTTCAAGGACGAAAGTCATAAGGGAAGTATGGACTCGTTGGATGgtgaagaaaagaaggatGCGAGTAAAGAAGACCTGGAACAAGAAGAAG ATCTTGGAGAAGAGGGAGAGGAGGGAGAAGGCGTCCTAGGAGATGCAATTATCCAAGCAGACGAAGATCCCATCGAATCCGACTATCCGGCTGACTGTTGTCCAGAAAATTGTTACAAGAAATTCCCGTTCTTAGCTGGTGACGATGACGCTCCATTTTGGCAAGGTTGGGCCAACTTGAGACTGAAGACCTTCCAACTAATTGAGAACAAGTATTTTGAGACTGCCGTCATTTTGATGATCCTTTTGAGTAGTATGGCTCTC GCCTTGGAAGATGTGCATCTTCAACAACGACCCATTCTGCAAGATATCTTATACTACATGGACCGAATATTTACTGTGATTTTCTTCCTCGAAATGTTAATCAAATGGTTGGCTCTCGGCTTCAAAAAGTACTTCACGAACGCTTGGTGCTGGCTTGATTTCATCATTGTCATG CTCTCACTGATCAACTTGGGCGCCATCTGGGCAGGCGCCGCCGACATCCCGGCCTTCCGTTCCATGAGAACACTGAGGGCCTTGAGGCCTTTACGAGCCGTGTCACGATGGGAGGGCATGAGA GTAGTCGTCAACGCTTTGGTTCAAGCCATTCCATCCATTTTCAACGTGTTACTGGTGTGTCTTATCTTCTGGTTGATCTTCGCCATTATGGGTGTACAGCTTTTTGCCGGCAAATATTTCAAg TGCGTAGATGCCAATAAAACAACACTCAGCCACGAAATAATCCCTGACCGAAATGCCTGTTTGGCTGAGAACTATACCTGGGAGAATTCTCCGATGAATTTCGACCACGTAGGAAAGGCTTATCTGTGCTTGTTCCAAGTGGCCACGTTTAAAGGATGGATTCAGATCATGAATGACGCGATAGATTCTAGGGAG CTCAACAAACAACCAATTCGTGAAACAAACATCTACatgtatttctattttgtATTCTTCATTATATTCGGATCGTTTTTTACCCTTAATCTATTCATTGGTGTGATCATCGATAACTTCAACGAGCAGAAGAAAAAGGCGGGTGGTTCCCTCGAGATGTTCATGACGGAAGACcagaagaaatattacaacGCTATGAAAAAGATGGGTAGCAAGAAACCATTGAAAGCCATTCCACGTCCAAGA TGGAGGCCGCAGGCGATAGTGTTTGAAATAGTGACGGACAAAAAGTTCGATATGATAATCATGTTGTTCATCGGACTGAATATGCTTACGATGACGTTGGACCACTATCAACAAACTCAGACTTTCAGCGATGTTCTGGACTATCTAAACATGATATTCATTGTGATATTCACCAGCGAGTGTCTCATGAAGATCTTCGCTCTGCGTTACCACTATTTCAAGGAGCCATGGAACCTCTTTGattttgttgttgttatattgtcaatattag GTCTGGTTCTCAGCGATattattgagaaatatttcgtatcgCCGACCTTGCTCCGTGTAGTAAGGGTGGCAAAAGTCGGTCGTGTGCTTCGACTCGTAAAAGGTGCTAAGGGTATTCGAACTCTTCTCTTCGCCCTGGCGATGTCGTTACCAGCTCTCTTCAATATTTGCCTATTACTGTTTTTGGTGATGTTTATCTTCGCGATTTTTGGAATGTCATTCTTCATGCACGTGAAAGACAAGAGCGGACTGGATGATGTATACAATTTCAAAACGTTCGGCCAGTCGATGATATTGCTATTCCAG ATGTCAACGTCTGCCGGTTGGGATGGCGTCCTCGACGGTATAATAAACGAGGAGGACTGCCAGGAACCGAACAACGAGATAGGATATCCGGGCAACTGTGGTTCGTCCACGATCGGCATCGCCTATCTTCTCTCGTACCTGGTGATCAGCTTCTTGATCGTGATAAACATGTACATCGCCGTGATCTTGGAGAATTACTCCCAAGCTACCGAGGATGTGCAGGAGGGTCTGACGGATGACGACTACGACATGTACTACGAGATCTGGCAACAGTTCGACCCAGATGGAACGCAGTACATCAGATACGATCAGCTGTCCGATTTCTTGGACGTGCTGGAGCCGCCGTTACAGATACACAAGCCAAACAAGTATAAGATCGTATCTATGGACATCCCGATATGCAAGGGAGATATGATGTTCTGCGTAGACATTCTGGATGCTCTCACGAAAGACTTCTTCGCGCGCAAGGGTAATCCGATCGAGGAGTCGGCAGAGATCGAGGTTCAGACGCGTCCAGGTGAGGCTGGTTACGAACCAGTTTCCTCGACTCTGTGGCGTCAGCGTGAGGAGTATTGCGCGCGTCTGATTCAGAACGCCTGGAGAAAGCACAAGCAACAACGTCTAGGCGGACCAAGCGAAGAAAGCGACGACGCTGACACCGATCCACGGGTCAGACAGACCGCGGTCTTGGTCGAGAGTGACGGTTTCGTGACGAAAAATGGCCACAGAGTCGTCATACATAGCCGATCGCCGAGCGTAACCTCGAGAACCGCGGACGTCTGA